In Brachypodium distachyon strain Bd21 chromosome 2, Brachypodium_distachyon_v3.0, whole genome shotgun sequence, one genomic interval encodes:
- the LOC100829785 gene encoding proline-rich receptor-like protein kinase PERK2 translates to MSVPAPGASPSPPTDPPIVPSPPVDPPVVPSPPVDPPVVPSPPVDPPVVPTPPTDPPPVPRCPCPLPNPPPAPAADPTPPPPSDSVPLPPPVIPTPTPSPPADTAPSTPPPAPLLPPPATPVTPEPLPTPPSTDTPDPSPPAPVVPIPTPPVAPADPIPPPQTTPPPSVAPVVPTPTTPPISSPPPARETPVAPLPSSPPPLPPVMPASPPADSAPPVTPADPSPPAPSAPPPLTPVAPADPPPSAAPPAPSATPVTPAAPPAPSTPPVTPAAPPAPSTRPVTPAVPPAASTPPVTPAVPPAASTPPVTPVTPAAPPVMPAVPPAPSTPPATPAAPPVPSTLPVTPAAPPAPSTAPLTPAAPPASSTPPATPAAPPASPTAPVTPPAPVTPEPSVPVPSAPVTPGLPMPSPAAPAPSTPSPVPPITPALPTPSPPSPEAPAAPTPTPPSDPANPAAPPTSSPPSPAMPAPPMPSPVAPAPPMPSPVGPAPPTSSPPSPVGPAPPTPSPVNPAPPLPSPVGPTPLVPSPPSPVLPAPQTSSPPSPVLPAPPLPSPVGPTPLVPLPPSPVLPEPPATSPPSPLLPAPPATSPPAPVLPVPPATSPPAPVLPVPPATSPPSPVLPTPPTSSPPSPVNPAPPTLLPPFPAVPAPPMPSPINPAPPSPATPAPATTPPMPAPTLPSLPTPAAPAPTTLPIPPLTPAAPTTPPSPGLPPVTPPTPFPGTGAPSMPSPSPPSTARPSPVVVTPAPPGVTPAPPNGPHEDPLAVLPPSPSPLPAPSHHSNKALIGFTVTVSSLIVLGLVAGLVYCFLRKRRRRRRRRQRPAPRPSGDPYDQSLPVTSPPNQSSHQRSSSAPLSTIPPTYPAPPPPHPAALSSWQSTGTTTAHGLASAPQQPHPPSPPAVTGGTVSYADLSAATGGFSDANLLGQGGFGHVYRGALGEREVAIKRLRPGSGQGDREFRAEVESIGRVHHRNLVSLVGYCIHGDQRLLVYEHVPNKTLEFHLHGSEDMPTLDWERRWRIAVGSAKGLAYLHEDCHPKIIHRDIKAANILLEDNFEPKVADFGLAKIQHGEDTHVSTRVMGTFGYMAPEYTNTGKITERSDVFSFGVVLLEIITGRRPVLSPEPDIDETLAFWARPLLTKAIEEDQISDVLIDPKLEANYDAHEMQRLIACAAAAVRHTARSRPRMSQIVRYLEGELSVEALNAGVAPGQSDTQPLDGTAEQLSRMRKMAFLRDPVTDDTLVSEATSEYGLYASSSSGDGDGNADVAGRHSGEEAGPSEKMSKRTRPGKPPLATSP, encoded by the exons ATGTCCGTCCCAGCGCCGGGGGCAAGCCCGTCACCGCCAACCGATCCTCCCATCGTCCCATCGCCGCCGGTTGATCCTCCCGTCGTCCCGTCGCCACCAGTCGATCCTCCCGTCGTGCCATCGCCGCCAGTCGATCCGCCAGTCGTCCCAACACCGCCGACCGATCCTCCGCCAGTTCCCAGGTGTCCGTGTCCCCTTCCCAacccaccgccggcgcccgctGCTGATCCtacaccgccgcctccgtccgATTCTGTtccactgccgccgcccgtgATTCCCACGCCAACACCGTCGCCGCCAGCCGACACTGCTccgtcgaccccgccgcctgcgccaTTGCTGCCTCCTCCTGCCACGCCCGTCACTCCCGAGCCGCTGCCGACTCCTCCATCTACGGACACTCCCGACccgtccccgccggcgccggttgTTCCGATACCCACGCCGCCTGTCGCGCCGGCTGATCCGATTCCGCCCCCGCAAACAACCCCTCCGCCTTCGGTGGCGCCAGTGGTTCCAACTCCAACTACCCCGCCTATATCTTCTCCCCctcctgcccgggagacgcCAGTTGCTCCCTTGCCATCTTCGCCTCCCCCGCTGCCGCCTGTGATGCCAGCTTCCCCGCCCGCAGATTCTGCTCCACCGGTGACGCCGGCTGACCCGTCGCCCCCGGCGCCATCTGCTCCTCCCCCGCTGACACCTGTGGCCCCGGCTGACCCGCCGCCATctgctgctccaccggcaccTTCAGCTACGCCGGTGACGCCAGCTGCTCCGCCGGCGCCTTCAACACCGCCGGTGACGCCAGCTGCTCCGCCGGCGCCTTCAACTCGGCCGGTGACGCCCGCGGTTCCGCCGGCAGCTTCGACACCGCCGGTGACGCCCGCTGTTCCGCCGGCAGCTTCTACACCGCCGGTGACGCCAGTGACGCCCGCTGCTCCGCCGGTCATGCCTGCAGTTCCGCCTGCACCTTCAACTCCGCCGGCGActccagctgctccaccggtaCCTTCCACGCTTCCTGTGACGCCTGCAGCTCCACCGGCACCTTCAACTGCGCCGCTGACGCCAGCTGCACCACCGGCATCTTCTACGCCTCCGGCGACGCCCGCAGCTCCGCCGGCATCTCCAACCGCGCCGGTCACGCCGCCTGCACCAGTGACGCCAGAACCGTCGGTACCGGTCCCATCTGCGCCCGTGACACCTGGGCTACCAatgccttctccggcggcgcccgcgccgtcAACTCCTTCACCGGTTCCTCCGATTACGCCAGCTCTACCAACGCCATCTCCACCTTCCCCAGAGGCACCAGCAGCGCCAACGCCAACGCCACCTTCTGATCCGGCGAACCCAGCAGCACCGCCAACGTCATCGCCTCCGTCGCCGGCGATGCCAGCACCTCCAATGCCATCTCCAGtggcgccggcaccgccgaTGCCATCTCCGGTGGGCCCGGCACCACCGACGTCGTCTCCGCCATCTCCAGTGGGCCCTGCACCACCAACGCCGTCTCCGGTGAACCCGGCACCACCATTGCCATCTCCTGTGGGTCCGACACCATTAGTGCCGTCTCCACCATCTCCGGTGTTGCCGGCGCCACAAACTTCGTCCCCGCCATCTCCAGTATTGCCGGCACCACCATTGCCGTCTCCTGTGGGGCCGACACCACTAGTGCCATTGCCGCCCTCTCCAGTGTTGCCGGAACCACCAGCCACGTCCCCGCCATCTCCATTGTTGCCGGCGCCACCCGCCACGTCCCCGCCAGCTCCAGTGTTGCCGGTGCCACCTGCCACGTCCCCGCCTGCTCCAGTGTTGCCGGTGCCACCAGCCACGTCACCGCCATCTCCAGTGTTGCCGACGCCACCAACATCGTCTCCGCCTTCTCCCGTCAACCCGGCACCGCCAACACTGCTCCCGCCGTTTCCAGCCGTGCCAGCACCACCAATGCCATCTCCAATCAACCCGGCACCGCCATctccggcgacccctgcgCCAGCAACTACACCACCAATGCCAGCGCCAACACTGCCATCCCTGCCAACACCAGCCGCCCCCGCGCCAACGACACTACCAATCCCACCGCTCACCCCGGCTGCTCCAACGACACCGCCATCGCCCGGTCTTCCACCGGTCACGCCGCCTACGCCATTCCCAGGCACCGGAGCTCCGTCCATGCCGTCGCCTTCTCCGCCTTCGACCGCACGGCCATCCCCTGTCGTCGTCactcctgctcctcctggcGTGACACCGGCGCCCCCGAACGGCCCTCATGAGGATCCGCTGGCGGTTTTGCCtccatcgccgtcgccgttgccCGCGCCGTCGCATCATTCGAACAAAGCATTGATCGGTTTCACCGTGACGGTCTCGTCACTCATCGTGCTGGGCCTCGTGGCCGGGCTGGTCTACTGCTTCCTCAGgaagcgccggcgccgccgccgacgccgccaacGCCCTGCTCCGCGCCCGTCGG GCGATCCCTACGACCAGAGTCTCCCTGTGACATCACCGCCGAACCAATCCTCGCACCAACGCTCCTCGTCCGCGCCATTATCAACCATCCCGCCAACGtacccagcgccgccgccgccacatcCCGCCGCATTATCTTCATGGCAGAGCACCGGCACCACCACGGCCCACGGGCTCGCCTCGGCCCCGCAGCAGCCGCATCCTCCGTCGCCTCCGGCGGTGACGGGCGGCACGGTGTCGTACGCGGACctgtcggcggcgacgggcggctTCTCGGACGCCAACCTGCTGGGGCAAGGCGGGTTCGGGCACGTGTACCGCGGCGCGCTGGGGGAGCGGGAGGTGGCCATCAAGCGGCTCCGGCCCGGCAGCGGGCAGGGCGACCGCGAGTTCCGCGCCGAGGTCGAGAGCATCGGCCGCGTCCACCACCGCAACCTCGTCTCCCTCGTTGGCTACTGCATCCACGGCGACCAGCGGCTGCTCGTCTACGAGCACGTCCCCAACAAGACCCTCGAGTTCCACCTCCACG GGAGCGAGGACATGCCGACGCTGGACTGggagcggcggtggaggaTCGCCGTCGGGTCGGCCAAGGGGCTGGCCTACCTGCACGAGGACT GTCATCCGAAGATTATCCATCGCGATATCAAGGCGGCCAATATCCTTCTGGAGGACAATTTTGAGCCCAAG GTTGCGGACTTTGGGCTGGCCAAGATCCAACACGGAGAAGACACTCATGTTTCCACGCGCGTGATGGGGACTTTCGG GTATATGGCGCCTGAGTACACCAACACTGGAAAAATAACTGAGAGGTCCGATGTCTTCTCCTTTGGGGTCGTGCTGCTGGAAATTATCACCGGGAGGCGACCTGTCCTGTCACCTGAGCCGGACATCGACGAGACTTTGGCGTTTTGG GCGAGGCCTCTGCTGACAAAAGCCATCGAGGAGGATCAAATCTCGGACGTGCTGATCGATCCAAAGCTTGAAGCCAACTACGACGCCCACGAAATGCAGCGGCTGATCGCctgcgcggccgccgcggtgcGC